A single Nostoc sp. PCC 7107 DNA region contains:
- a CDS encoding Hsp20/alpha crystallin family protein, with protein sequence MTLVRWNPWQEMNTLQRQINSLFADEMLPSTLLERSLTKVPAAELHETEEAIHLKLELPGIEAKDLDVQVTEKAVYISGERKSETKTEGKGVTKSEFHYGKFQRLIPLSTRIQNTNVTADYKDGILTLTLPKAEEEKKKVVKLNLESIG encoded by the coding sequence ATGACACTAGTACGTTGGAATCCTTGGCAAGAAATGAACACTCTGCAAAGACAAATCAACAGTTTATTTGCAGACGAAATGCTCCCATCTACTTTACTGGAAAGAAGCCTTACAAAAGTTCCGGCGGCTGAATTACACGAAACTGAAGAAGCGATTCATCTCAAGTTAGAATTACCAGGAATTGAAGCCAAAGACCTAGATGTGCAAGTTACAGAAAAAGCTGTGTATATCAGCGGTGAACGGAAATCTGAAACTAAAACAGAAGGGAAAGGTGTAACCAAGAGTGAATTCCATTACGGGAAATTCCAACGTTTGATTCCTTTATCTACTCGCATTCAAAATACCAATGTTACTGCTGATTATAAAGATGGTATTTTGACTCTGACTTTGCCTAAAGCTGAGGAAGAAAAGAAAAAGGTTGTCAAGCTAAATCTTGAATCTATTGGCTAA
- a CDS encoding multidrug efflux SMR transporter — translation MINSWLYLIAAILFEVAGTTSMKLSEGFTRTIPSVLIFVCYGICFSFLTLALKKIEVSIAYAVWSGLGTTVIATIGVIWFRESMSLTKFLSIALIIIGVIGVNSAK, via the coding sequence ATGATAAATAGTTGGCTTTATCTCATTGCAGCAATCTTATTTGAAGTTGCTGGTACAACTTCCATGAAATTATCTGAGGGATTTACCAGAACTATTCCCTCGGTTTTAATTTTTGTCTGTTATGGAATTTGTTTTAGTTTTTTAACATTAGCCCTCAAAAAAATTGAAGTCAGCATTGCGTATGCTGTTTGGTCAGGTTTAGGAACAACTGTAATCGCTACTATTGGGGTGATTTGGTTTCGTGAGTCGATGTCTCTGACCAAGTTTTTATCAATAGCTTTAATTATCATTGGCGTAATTGGGGTAAATTCTGCCAAATAA
- a CDS encoding N-acetyltransferase produces the protein MDYSIRLLILQDEPFLWQMLYEAAQMREEGKTIQDVMIHPDLSKYVKGWGCKDDLGFVAIHKSRNQPVGAAWIRLLTGKSPGYGYVDDFTPELAIATLPECRNQGIGTKLLTHLLTAAKTSYPSISLTVRSANPALHLYQRFGWQVVPNSETVNRVGSISFKMKLDFNYS, from the coding sequence ATGGATTATTCAATTCGTCTCCTCATACTACAAGATGAACCGTTTTTATGGCAAATGCTGTACGAAGCGGCGCAAATGAGAGAAGAAGGAAAAACAATACAGGATGTCATGATTCATCCTGATTTATCAAAGTATGTTAAAGGTTGGGGATGTAAAGACGATTTGGGATTTGTTGCTATCCATAAAAGCCGCAATCAACCAGTGGGAGCAGCATGGATACGATTATTAACAGGGAAAAGTCCAGGATATGGCTATGTTGATGACTTTACACCAGAACTTGCGATCGCAACTCTTCCAGAATGTAGAAATCAAGGTATAGGAACTAAATTACTGACTCATTTACTCACAGCAGCTAAAACATCCTACCCTTCTATATCACTCACTGTTAGAAGCGCAAATCCCGCTTTGCATTTATATCAAAGATTCGGTTGGCAAGTTGTACCTAATAGCGAAACTGTTAACCGCGTTGGTAGTATTTCTTTTAAGATGAAACTAGATTTTAACTATAGTTAA
- a CDS encoding serine hydrolase produces the protein MRLRLFLFSVVSIVLLSSPVRASRLESWSFDTAQNQLNITTASGVKPRAFLIQNPTRLVIDLPGTQLNTNTVRKNFGSTVREIRVGKVDNTTTRLVVELAPGYTVDPSKLLLQGDSSTHWIVKFPSVERIQNPVDNNVSSTSEEQIPVSVSDVSLFAGVVPLGKEIPELRSQVKALAARYRSLDAGMFFLDLETGNYLDLNGEKIFPAASTIKFPILVALFQEVDAGRVKLNETLVMRRDLVTGGSGEFQYKRAGTRFSLIETVTKMITISDNTATNMVIDRLGGKAKLNQRFRGWGLQNTVVRNLLGDFKGTNTTSAKDLVRLSALVAKNQLLTDSSRSKVLDIMRRVHNTKLLPAGLGKGAVIAHKTGTLGIVLGDAGIIQMPSGKRYLAGIFVRRPFNDLKARDFISQVSRIVYGYLDQPRVASKP, from the coding sequence ATGAGATTACGCTTATTTCTGTTTAGCGTTGTCAGTATTGTCCTGCTTTCTTCTCCAGTACGAGCATCTCGCTTAGAATCTTGGAGTTTTGACACCGCACAAAATCAACTGAATATTACTACGGCATCTGGTGTTAAACCAAGAGCATTTTTAATTCAAAATCCCACGCGGTTAGTTATCGATCTTCCGGGTACACAACTGAATACAAATACTGTGCGGAAAAACTTTGGCTCCACAGTGCGCGAAATTCGTGTTGGTAAGGTTGACAATACTACAACAAGACTAGTAGTTGAATTAGCACCTGGATACACTGTTGACCCTAGCAAGTTACTGCTGCAAGGTGATTCTTCTACCCACTGGATAGTGAAATTTCCATCGGTAGAACGCATTCAAAATCCTGTTGATAATAATGTTTCTTCAACTAGTGAAGAGCAAATTCCGGTTTCCGTGAGTGATGTTTCTTTGTTCGCTGGAGTTGTACCTTTAGGGAAAGAAATACCAGAACTGCGATCGCAAGTCAAAGCCTTGGCGGCTCGTTATCGTTCCTTGGACGCAGGAATGTTCTTTTTAGATTTAGAGACAGGTAACTATCTCGATTTAAACGGTGAGAAAATCTTTCCTGCTGCTAGTACAATTAAGTTTCCCATTTTAGTAGCGTTATTTCAAGAAGTAGATGCAGGTAGAGTCAAATTAAATGAAACCTTAGTTATGCGGCGTGACTTAGTAACTGGAGGTTCAGGAGAATTCCAATACAAGCGTGCGGGAACTCGTTTTAGTCTGATAGAAACCGTGACTAAAATGATTACCATCAGCGACAACACAGCTACCAATATGGTGATTGATCGATTAGGTGGTAAAGCTAAGTTAAATCAGCGTTTTCGTGGTTGGGGACTGCAAAACACCGTCGTGCGGAATTTACTCGGCGACTTTAAGGGAACTAATACAACTAGCGCTAAAGATTTAGTCAGGCTGTCTGCGCTGGTGGCAAAAAATCAATTATTGACTGATTCCAGCCGTAGCAAAGTTTTGGATATTATGCGCCGTGTTCACAACACAAAGTTATTACCAGCTGGACTGGGTAAAGGTGCGGTAATTGCTCACAAAACCGGAACTCTAGGCATTGTACTCGGTGATGCCGGGATTATTCAAATGCCATCTGGTAAGCGCTACTTAGCCGGAATTTTTGTCAGAAGACCTTTTAATGATTTAAAAGCGCGAGATTTTATCAGTCAAGTTTCTCGAATTGTCTATGGTTATTTAGACCAACCAAGAGTAGCCAGCAAGCCTTAA